From a single Vibrio toranzoniae genomic region:
- a CDS encoding MlaD family protein codes for MNNDNQSQTSYSPEVRKNKGISPLWILPILTVVLAGWLVMKSIHDAGQRVQIYFSDAAGLVAGRTTIRYQGLEVGMVRDITLSKDLSSIYVDADIYPEAQQLLSKGTRFWLVKPTASLSGISGLDALVSGNYIAIHPSETKEEPETVFYALDSSPSDLLASEGLNISLTTEDLGGVSVGSQIVYRKIPIGEVYNYQLNKNAKSVTIQAAIKDEYSHIITDQSRFWNVSGLGASIGFSGVDVRLESLSALLGGSIAVDSPGDGQPVKMNTKFKLYPDLKTAGRGISIKIAVPDDNKISSTGAPIMYRGIEIGQVTDLSLSEGRENVVASAAIQPAFSDFLNSGSKFVLEEAELSLTGMKNIANLVTGNFLTLVPGEGKKARRFTAIRKTEYSQEQEKSVAIRLTSNNSFGLDVGAQLLYKGIAVGSIIQVGLVDGVGTSSDKHEVFMDALIDNEYAHLIKSHNRFFVTGSATAELTESGFSVTVPPAKQLLTGSISFVSEGKPEARSDYQLFQSKSLAEIAKFNQSGSKTLSLFASELPSISKGSPLLYRNLQVGSISDFQLADGGVRIKVTIENRYTHLLNKHTVFWNRSGVEVDASLSGISIKAAPVKTLLQGGIAFDSLPGIDNKLGDVWKLYKDSKSARKFGRAITITSSGDQEVSKGMAIKYQGVTVGEVTLVIPNFNKGGIEITARILPEYVDKIAVANSHFWLAEPEIGLNGIKNVSALLSKHINVEPGKGERNTKFNLSKGPVQPEGKIFQLQSETRGSVSEGTPILFRELEIGSVIDVQLGEFADRIISTIQIEPDYAYLIRANTVFWNVSGVDVSIGLSGANIKAGTVDSLLRGGITFSTPPTSELQPIASEDQSFYLYPHAEDGWKSWRTAIPRP; via the coding sequence ATGAACAACGATAACCAATCACAAACATCATATTCACCAGAAGTGAGAAAAAATAAAGGTATTTCTCCTTTATGGATTCTACCAATTTTAACCGTCGTTCTGGCTGGTTGGCTGGTCATGAAGTCAATACACGATGCAGGACAACGTGTGCAAATTTACTTCTCGGATGCTGCTGGCTTAGTGGCAGGTCGAACCACTATTCGCTACCAAGGTTTAGAGGTGGGTATGGTGCGAGACATAACTCTATCCAAGGATTTGTCTAGCATTTACGTCGATGCCGACATTTACCCTGAAGCACAACAACTCTTATCAAAAGGCACTCGTTTCTGGTTGGTGAAGCCAACAGCGAGCTTGTCGGGTATATCGGGTTTAGACGCGCTAGTTTCAGGCAACTATATCGCGATTCACCCTAGTGAAACAAAAGAAGAGCCAGAAACCGTGTTTTACGCATTAGACTCTTCCCCTTCAGATTTATTAGCATCAGAAGGACTGAATATCTCACTAACGACAGAAGATCTTGGTGGTGTATCTGTTGGTTCTCAGATCGTGTACCGAAAAATCCCAATTGGCGAGGTCTACAATTACCAACTCAATAAAAATGCCAAATCTGTCACCATTCAAGCTGCGATCAAAGATGAGTATAGCCATATCATCACAGACCAAAGCCGCTTTTGGAACGTGAGCGGCTTAGGCGCCAGTATTGGTTTTTCTGGTGTTGACGTTCGCTTAGAAAGCTTGAGTGCCCTTCTTGGTGGTTCTATTGCGGTCGATTCTCCAGGAGACGGCCAACCCGTCAAAATGAACACCAAGTTCAAACTCTATCCTGATTTAAAGACTGCAGGACGTGGTATCTCAATAAAGATCGCGGTACCTGATGACAACAAGATCAGTTCGACGGGTGCTCCTATCATGTACCGAGGTATTGAAATCGGTCAAGTTACCGACTTGTCCTTGAGTGAAGGTCGTGAAAACGTTGTTGCATCTGCGGCAATACAACCAGCATTCAGCGATTTCTTAAATAGTGGCAGTAAATTCGTTCTTGAAGAAGCCGAACTATCTCTTACTGGCATGAAAAACATCGCCAACTTAGTGACAGGTAATTTCTTGACCTTAGTACCTGGAGAAGGCAAAAAAGCGCGTCGATTTACCGCTATTCGTAAAACCGAATACAGCCAAGAACAAGAGAAATCAGTGGCAATTCGCCTGACGTCAAACAATTCATTTGGCTTAGATGTGGGCGCTCAACTACTTTACAAAGGTATTGCCGTCGGCTCTATCATCCAAGTAGGATTAGTCGATGGTGTTGGTACGAGCTCTGATAAGCACGAAGTATTCATGGATGCATTAATCGATAATGAATACGCGCACCTTATCAAAAGCCACAATCGTTTCTTCGTCACAGGCAGTGCCACTGCAGAGCTAACCGAATCCGGCTTCAGTGTTACGGTTCCACCAGCAAAACAGCTACTTACTGGCTCAATTAGTTTTGTGAGCGAAGGTAAACCTGAAGCTCGATCTGACTACCAGCTTTTTCAAAGTAAGTCTCTAGCCGAAATTGCTAAATTTAATCAGTCTGGCTCCAAAACTCTTTCGTTGTTCGCGAGTGAATTGCCTTCAATATCTAAAGGCAGTCCGCTTCTCTACCGTAATTTACAAGTGGGTAGCATTTCTGATTTTCAGCTTGCTGATGGTGGCGTAAGAATCAAAGTTACGATCGAAAATCGTTACACGCATTTGCTTAATAAACACACCGTTTTCTGGAATCGCTCAGGCGTTGAGGTCGACGCTTCTCTTTCAGGTATTAGTATTAAAGCTGCACCGGTTAAAACCCTCCTTCAGGGCGGTATAGCCTTTGACTCACTGCCAGGTATCGACAACAAACTGGGTGATGTATGGAAGCTTTACAAAGATTCCAAATCCGCCAGAAAATTTGGCCGTGCTATTACTATCACCTCTTCTGGCGATCAAGAAGTCAGCAAGGGCATGGCGATTAAATATCAAGGTGTCACTGTTGGTGAGGTTACGTTGGTAATTCCGAACTTCAATAAGGGAGGCATTGAAATTACCGCGCGTATCTTACCTGAATATGTAGACAAAATTGCCGTGGCGAACAGTCACTTTTGGTTGGCAGAACCAGAGATCGGCCTTAACGGCATCAAAAACGTCTCTGCGCTGCTCTCTAAGCACATCAACGTAGAGCCGGGAAAAGGTGAAAGAAACACGAAATTCAATCTAAGCAAAGGCCCAGTGCAGCCTGAAGGAAAGATATTCCAGCTACAAAGCGAAACGAGAGGCTCGGTCTCTGAAGGCACACCTATCCTATTCCGAGAGTTAGAAATAGGTAGTGTCATCGATGTCCAGTTGGGTGAGTTTGCTGACCGCATCATCTCTACAATTCAAATTGAGCCTGATTACGCCTATTTAATTCGCGCAAACACCGTGTTCTGGAACGTGTCGGGCGTCGATGTGTCTATTGGATTATCAGGCGCAAACATTAAAGCCGGTACGGTAGACAGTTTATTAAGAGGCGGCATTACATTTTCCACTCCGCCAACGAGTGAACTCCAGCCGATCGCAAGCGAAGATCAATCTTTCTACTTGTATCCTCACGCAGAAGACGGTTGGAAATCATGGAGAACGGCGATTCCTCGCCCGTAA
- a CDS encoding paraquat-inducible protein A: protein MTSSTNNPSSDRPTTGHLLSKHLCDNSDVRLCQGCELPVDKVEISQGKSAYCPRCGTQLYRGGTPSLSGNLAIALTCLLLFIPSHFFDFISIRLIGVMIPATLPSGVFTLMSEGFPLLGLLILFCSSIAPLLVCCSVLVTHLSLRFRLFTPFRYALTIVQTLKHWMMLDVFLVSVAVSCFKLQDYSDIFVGPGLAGLLLLQLFSVLLVSRISVRRYWEAWTKESDYSFPDSKKVHCHNCHMSQPDGHVCVRCHHALYHRKPYSIYKTWSLLFAATIAIIPANIIPISILITNGQRLEDTIISGVASLVNSDMYGIAAIIFIASIVVPVAKILGLTYILICIQMKRAVYHRQRMTIYFIVKWVGKWSVMDLFVISIMMTLIDRGQILNFTPGYGAIAFGFVVVLTMLAAESLDPRLIWDNYTSKDESVNEQR, encoded by the coding sequence GTGACCTCCTCTACCAACAATCCATCATCAGATAGGCCAACGACAGGCCATCTATTAAGTAAACACTTGTGCGATAACAGTGACGTAAGACTGTGCCAAGGCTGCGAGCTTCCTGTTGATAAAGTGGAGATATCACAAGGGAAATCAGCGTATTGTCCAAGATGTGGCACTCAGTTATATCGTGGTGGAACACCAAGTCTCTCTGGAAATTTAGCTATTGCTCTCACGTGCTTGCTGCTATTTATCCCCTCTCACTTTTTTGATTTCATTAGTATCCGTCTGATTGGAGTAATGATACCTGCGACTCTGCCATCCGGTGTATTTACGTTGATGAGCGAAGGCTTCCCTTTACTTGGCTTACTTATCCTATTCTGTAGTTCTATTGCTCCTTTACTTGTCTGCTGCTCTGTTCTGGTCACCCACTTATCGCTTCGCTTCAGACTTTTCACTCCGTTTCGTTACGCACTCACTATTGTCCAAACCCTTAAACATTGGATGATGTTAGATGTATTTTTAGTGAGTGTGGCGGTCTCATGCTTCAAGCTCCAAGATTATTCAGACATATTTGTCGGCCCAGGCTTGGCAGGTTTGCTCTTATTGCAACTGTTCAGTGTCTTACTGGTAAGTCGTATCAGCGTTCGACGCTACTGGGAAGCGTGGACTAAAGAGTCGGACTACTCTTTCCCTGACAGTAAGAAAGTTCATTGCCACAACTGCCACATGTCTCAACCTGATGGACATGTGTGCGTACGGTGTCACCACGCCTTATATCATCGCAAGCCCTACTCTATATACAAGACTTGGTCACTGTTATTCGCGGCTACAATCGCAATTATACCGGCCAACATTATCCCGATATCGATACTTATAACGAACGGCCAAAGGCTTGAAGACACCATTATTTCTGGAGTTGCGTCTTTAGTTAATAGTGATATGTATGGCATCGCCGCGATCATATTTATTGCAAGTATCGTAGTGCCAGTTGCCAAAATACTCGGCCTCACTTACATCTTAATTTGTATCCAAATGAAACGCGCGGTCTACCACAGGCAGCGTATGACGATTTATTTCATAGTAAAATGGGTGGGTAAATGGTCCGTAATGGACTTATTCGTCATTTCGATCATGATGACCTTGATCGACCGTGGACAAATTTTAAACTTTACACCAGGTTATGGTGCTATCGCTTTTGGCTTCGTTGTCGTGCTTACGATGTTAGCAGCCGAAAGTTTAGATCCTAGGCTAATTTGGGATAACTACACCTCTAAAGATGAGTCAGTGAATGAACAACGATAA
- a CDS encoding ABC transporter ATP-binding protein: MNNSEDTISRSWLITQVKKHKSKLLFANIIAIFATLISVPIPLLMPLMVDEVLLDKPASGLEMMNHLLPSSLQTPTGYIALTLLLVIIMRTASQTLNILQGRQFTLVSKTITYQMRSKMIDKLGRISIRQYETRGSGGINAHLITDIETIDQFIGSTLSKFLISFLTVLGTAMVLLWLDWRLGLFILLVNPVVIYFSRKLGSKVKHLKKYENQSFERFQNRLVETLDGIYQLRAANKERIFLDELKAQANQVRVDADKYAWQSEAAGRLSFLLFLLGFELFRAVAMLMVLFSDLTIGQIFAVFGYLWFMLGPVQELLGIQFSWYSAKAALHRINELLMLEEEKRPISKVNPFNEHEEVTVDIENVTFSYTLENTVLNKLSLRIPAGKKVALVGASGGGKSTLIQLLIGVYQADSGCIRYNGETSDDISFDVIRNQIAVVLQQPILFNDTLRHNLTLGAEYDEMSLWRALEVAQMQDVIKQLNNGLDTPIGRNGVRLSGGQRQRLAIARMVLSNPKFVILDEATSALDTATESALHKALSEFLKDRTTLIVAHRLSAVKQADLIYVLEDGQVTQTGTHGELVEQQGLYQTLYGSVQSHA; the protein is encoded by the coding sequence ATGAACAATTCAGAAGACACTATTAGCCGTTCTTGGTTAATAACTCAAGTAAAAAAACACAAGTCCAAATTACTGTTTGCTAACATTATTGCCATTTTTGCAACTCTCATTAGCGTTCCTATCCCTTTGCTAATGCCACTCATGGTCGACGAAGTTTTGCTTGATAAGCCCGCTTCTGGCTTAGAAATGATGAACCACCTACTTCCCTCATCGCTACAGACACCGACTGGCTATATCGCCCTGACTTTACTGTTAGTCATTATCATGCGTACGGCAAGCCAAACGCTGAATATTCTACAAGGACGTCAGTTTACACTGGTATCCAAAACGATCACCTATCAGATGCGCAGTAAGATGATAGATAAGCTTGGTCGTATCAGTATTAGACAATACGAAACTAGAGGCAGCGGCGGTATTAACGCCCACTTAATAACAGATATAGAAACTATCGATCAGTTCATTGGTTCTACCCTGTCTAAGTTTCTGATCAGCTTTTTGACGGTATTAGGGACTGCGATGGTTCTATTGTGGCTCGATTGGCGTCTTGGCTTGTTTATATTACTGGTCAATCCTGTTGTCATTTACTTTTCTCGTAAACTAGGCAGTAAGGTTAAACACCTTAAAAAGTACGAGAATCAATCTTTCGAACGCTTTCAGAATCGGTTGGTTGAAACGTTAGACGGCATCTATCAACTTCGCGCTGCTAATAAAGAGCGTATTTTCTTAGACGAACTTAAGGCCCAAGCTAACCAAGTAAGAGTCGATGCGGACAAATACGCGTGGCAGTCTGAAGCCGCTGGTCGTTTATCATTCTTACTCTTTCTACTAGGTTTTGAACTGTTCCGCGCAGTCGCGATGCTGATGGTGCTATTTAGCGACCTAACTATCGGTCAAATTTTTGCGGTATTCGGCTATTTATGGTTCATGCTGGGCCCTGTGCAGGAGTTATTAGGGATTCAATTCTCTTGGTATAGCGCGAAAGCAGCATTACATCGTATCAATGAGCTTTTGATGTTAGAGGAAGAAAAACGTCCGATTAGTAAAGTAAACCCGTTTAATGAACATGAGGAAGTGACAGTCGACATCGAAAACGTTACCTTCTCTTACACGTTAGAAAACACTGTTTTAAATAAACTATCACTGCGTATTCCGGCTGGTAAGAAAGTCGCTTTGGTGGGTGCCAGTGGTGGTGGTAAATCAACGTTGATCCAGTTGTTAATTGGGGTTTATCAAGCGGACTCTGGCTGTATACGCTATAACGGTGAAACGAGCGACGACATCAGCTTTGATGTGATTCGCAATCAAATTGCCGTTGTTTTACAGCAACCTATACTCTTTAACGATACATTAAGGCATAATCTGACCCTTGGTGCAGAATACGACGAAATGTCACTGTGGCGTGCACTTGAAGTCGCTCAAATGCAAGATGTTATCAAGCAACTGAATAATGGTTTGGATACTCCAATTGGTAGGAATGGCGTTCGACTGTCTGGCGGTCAACGACAGCGCTTAGCAATCGCCCGCATGGTACTGAGTAACCCCAAGTTTGTTATTCTTGATGAGGCGACATCTGCACTCGATACAGCAACAGAGTCAGCGCTGCATAAAGCGCTAAGCGAGTTTTTGAAAGATCGCACAACTTTGATAGTGGCTCATCGATTATCAGCGGTGAAACAGGCCGATCTAATCTATGTTTTAGAAGATGGGCAAGTCACACAGACGGGAACACATGGTGAATTGGTTGAACAACAAGGACTATATCAAACACTTTATGGCAGTGTGCAATCGCACGCCTGA
- a CDS encoding GAF domain-containing protein, translating into MKIEHYQRLTKQAVALIESETDLIANLANISSLLFMELDDLNWAGFYLMKQTPSEAQGELILGPFQGQPACVRIPVGRGVCGTAVATNTVQRIHDVHEFEGHIACDAASNSEIVIPFSIGGKVAGVLDIDSPNVGRFSQIDEDGLTFFMEEVEKLLNSHANKV; encoded by the coding sequence ATGAAAATAGAACATTACCAACGCTTAACCAAACAAGCTGTTGCATTAATTGAATCAGAAACCGATCTTATTGCTAATCTAGCCAATATCAGCTCATTATTATTCATGGAATTGGATGATCTGAACTGGGCGGGTTTCTATTTAATGAAGCAAACCCCATCTGAGGCACAAGGTGAACTTATACTAGGTCCATTCCAAGGTCAGCCAGCGTGTGTTCGAATTCCAGTAGGGCGTGGTGTATGTGGAACTGCGGTTGCGACAAATACAGTCCAACGTATTCATGATGTTCATGAGTTCGAAGGACATATTGCTTGTGATGCTGCAAGTAACTCAGAAATCGTAATTCCGTTCTCGATTGGTGGAAAAGTCGCGGGCGTTCTAGATATCGATAGCCCAAATGTTGGCCGTTTCTCTCAAATCGACGAGGATGGATTGACATTTTTTATGGAAGAAGTGGAAAAGCTGCTTAATTCGCACGCGAACAAGGTATAA
- the proQ gene encoding RNA chaperone ProQ, which produces MENTEKLKNSKEVIAYIAECFPKCFTLEGEAKPLKIGIFQDLAERLNEDEKVSKTQLRAALRQYTSSWRYLHGVKAGAERVDLDGNACGTLEEEHVEHAKATLAESKAKVQARRKEQAQKAREEGKAKPKAKKAQQPRRQAPKAPKVEKPVETRALNADEFIAGKEVNVNMGKGNMAATIVEINKEDVRVQLANGLQMVVKAEHLRA; this is translated from the coding sequence ATGGAAAACACTGAAAAGTTAAAAAACAGCAAAGAAGTTATCGCATATATTGCTGAATGTTTCCCTAAATGCTTTACTCTAGAAGGTGAAGCTAAACCACTTAAAATTGGTATTTTTCAAGATCTTGCTGAACGTCTAAATGAAGACGAAAAAGTAAGTAAGACTCAGCTTCGTGCAGCGTTAAGACAGTACACATCATCATGGCGTTACCTGCACGGCGTAAAAGCTGGTGCGGAACGTGTTGACCTAGACGGCAACGCGTGTGGCACACTAGAAGAAGAGCATGTAGAACACGCTAAAGCTACACTTGCAGAAAGCAAAGCGAAAGTTCAAGCTCGTCGTAAAGAACAAGCACAAAAAGCTCGTGAAGAAGGCAAAGCAAAACCTAAGGCGAAGAAAGCTCAACAGCCTCGTCGTCAAGCGCCTAAAGCACCAAAAGTCGAAAAGCCTGTTGAAACTCGCGCTTTGAACGCTGACGAATTTATCGCTGGCAAAGAAGTAAATGTGAACATGGGTAAAGGAAACATGGCTGCGACCATTGTTGAAATCAATAAGGAAGATGTGCGTGTTCAGTTAGCAAACGGCCTACAAATGGTTGTTAAAGCGGAGCACTTGCGCGCTTAA
- the prc gene encoding carboxy terminal-processing peptidase: MKCRSKLTLIAASFWLAASTQALEAKLSQDDLPLLVPEAQHETASKRVTSRFTRSHYKHFNLNDDFSQAIFNRYLEMLDYNRNIFTQADIDSFSSSSKQIDDQLKAGNNQIAFDIYNLSMQKRFERFQYALSLLDTEIKFDTDESIELNRSEAEWPKDIAEVNELWRKRVKYDALNLKLTGKEWPEIQEVLEKRYNNAMKRITQSHNEDAFQIYMNAFAREVDPHTSYLSPRNAEQFQSEMNLSLEGIGAVLQMTEDYTVIRSLVAGGPASNSKQLSDGDRIVGVGQDGEEVVDVIGWRLDDVVQLIKGPKGTKVKLQILPEGNDAKSHVVTIVRDKIRLEDRAVKSEVIEKDGKKIGVLEVPSFYVGLSKDTDKLITELKQQGVEGIIVDLRNNGGGALTEATELSGLFIKEGPIVQVRDSYGRVKVNSDTDGEISYQGPLTVLINRYSASASEIFAAAMQDYGRAIILGENSFGKGTVQQHRSLNHIYDLFDKELGYVQYTIQKFYRINGGSTQNKGVVPDIAYPTPIESDDTGESVEDNALPWDSIDKANYSMLQRNDDQILTLTAKHQARVASDMEFGFIAQDIEKYKADKDDNDLSLNEKVRKQEGDDVEALRLERINQRQKVAKLEAFKSLDDVPKDYEAPDAYLDESVSIMLDMIKK; the protein is encoded by the coding sequence ATGAAATGCCGTTCAAAATTGACATTGATTGCTGCTAGCTTTTGGCTAGCAGCTTCAACTCAGGCTCTCGAAGCCAAATTATCTCAGGACGATTTACCTCTACTCGTTCCTGAGGCCCAACACGAAACTGCTAGTAAACGTGTGACTTCTCGATTTACTCGTTCTCACTACAAACACTTCAATCTCAACGATGATTTCTCTCAAGCTATCTTTAATCGTTATTTAGAGATGCTGGACTATAATCGTAATATCTTCACTCAAGCTGATATTGACTCTTTTTCATCGTCGTCTAAACAAATCGATGACCAATTGAAAGCGGGCAATAACCAGATTGCTTTCGATATTTATAATTTGTCTATGCAGAAGCGTTTTGAACGTTTTCAATATGCATTGTCTTTGCTAGATACTGAGATTAAGTTTGATACCGATGAGAGTATTGAACTCAATCGTAGTGAAGCTGAATGGCCAAAAGATATCGCTGAAGTGAATGAGCTTTGGAGAAAACGCGTTAAATATGATGCGTTGAATCTAAAACTTACAGGTAAAGAGTGGCCAGAGATTCAAGAAGTTTTGGAAAAGCGTTACAACAATGCGATGAAACGTATTACACAATCGCACAATGAAGACGCTTTCCAAATCTACATGAACGCATTCGCACGTGAAGTTGATCCTCACACCAGTTACCTCTCTCCAAGAAATGCAGAACAATTCCAATCAGAGATGAATCTATCTTTGGAAGGTATTGGTGCAGTGCTTCAGATGACTGAGGACTATACCGTTATTCGCTCGTTAGTTGCTGGTGGCCCTGCGTCAAACAGCAAACAATTGAGTGATGGTGACCGTATTGTCGGTGTAGGCCAAGACGGTGAAGAAGTCGTGGATGTTATCGGCTGGCGTTTAGATGATGTAGTGCAACTGATTAAGGGTCCGAAAGGGACTAAAGTTAAGCTACAGATCTTGCCGGAAGGTAACGATGCAAAAAGTCACGTTGTCACAATTGTACGCGATAAGATTCGTTTAGAAGACCGTGCCGTTAAGTCTGAAGTTATCGAGAAAGATGGTAAGAAGATTGGTGTTCTAGAGGTACCAAGTTTCTATGTTGGCCTTTCTAAAGATACCGATAAATTAATCACTGAGCTTAAACAGCAAGGTGTTGAAGGTATTATCGTTGATCTTCGAAACAACGGTGGTGGTGCATTGACTGAAGCAACCGAACTCTCTGGTTTATTTATCAAAGAGGGGCCGATTGTTCAGGTTCGTGATAGCTACGGCCGTGTCAAAGTGAACAGCGATACTGATGGCGAAATCAGTTACCAAGGCCCATTGACGGTCCTGATAAATCGCTACAGTGCTTCAGCATCTGAAATTTTTGCAGCAGCGATGCAAGATTACGGTCGTGCAATCATCCTGGGAGAGAACTCTTTTGGTAAAGGAACGGTACAACAGCATCGCTCTTTGAATCATATCTATGATTTGTTTGATAAAGAGTTGGGCTACGTTCAATATACAATCCAGAAGTTCTACCGAATCAATGGTGGTAGTACGCAAAACAAGGGTGTAGTGCCTGATATTGCTTACCCAACACCGATTGAGTCAGATGATACGGGGGAAAGCGTTGAAGATAATGCTTTGCCTTGGGACAGTATTGATAAAGCTAATTACTCAATGTTACAACGTAATGATGATCAAATCCTCACTTTAACCGCTAAACACCAAGCTCGTGTTGCTTCTGATATGGAGTTTGGCTTTATCGCGCAAGATATTGAAAAATATAAGGCAGATAAAGATGACAACGACCTTTCTCTCAATGAAAAGGTACGTAAGCAAGAAGGTGATGATGTGGAAGCACTTCGTTTAGAGCGTATCAATCAACGCCAAAAAGTTGCTAAATTAGAAGCTTTTAAATCGTTAGACGATGTTCCTAAAGACTATGAAGCTCCAGATGCTTATCTCGACGAGTCTGTATCAATTATGCTGGATATGATCAAGAAATAG